One genomic window of Vicugna pacos chromosome 18, VicPac4, whole genome shotgun sequence includes the following:
- the CCNF gene encoding cyclin-F isoform X1: MGSGGVIHCRCAKCFCYPTKRRIRRRPRNLTILSLPEDVLFHILKWLSVGDILAVRAVHSHLKYLVDNHASVWACASFQELWPSPKNLKLFERAAEKGNFEAAVKLGIAYLYNEGLSVSDEARAEVNGLKASRFFSLTERLNVGAAPFIWLFIRPPWSVSGSCCKAVVHESLQAECQLQKTHRASILHCLGRVLSLFEDEEKQKQARDLFEESANQGCLTSSYLLWESDRKTDMSDPGRCLHSFRKLRDFAAKGCWEAQLSLAKACANGNQLGLETKASNEIVCQLFQASCAVSKQTVFSVQKGLNDTMRYILIDWLVEVATMKDFTSLCLHLTVECVDRYLRRRLVPRYRLQLLGIACMVICTRFISKEILTIREAVWLTDNTYKYEDLVRMMGEIISALEGKIRVPTVVDYKDVLLTLVPMAARTQHLCSFLCELSLLHTSLAAYAPAHLAAAALLLARLTHGQTQPWTTRLWDLTGFSCEDLIPCVLSLHQKCFHDDVPKDYRQVSLTAVKQRFEDKRYGEISQEEVLSYSQLCAALGVKQESPEPASFLSAGEIHTFLSSPSGRRTKRKRENSLQEDRGSFVTTPTAELSSQEETLLGSFLDWSLDYCSGYEGDQESEGEKEGDVTAPSGVLDVTVVYLNPEQHCCQESSDEEACPEEEGCQDLHTLAPGTQTPQTPGLEPPLCSRRGPGKDITTSGYSSVSSTSPTNSMDVLGDPPRSTSVLSPGSNLNTQPCHHHARKSCLQCRSPSPPESSVPQQQVKRKNLSTHSEEEEDMNLGFLNL; encoded by the exons ATGGGGAGCGGAGGCG taaTCCACTGTAGGTGTGCCAAGTGTTTCTGTTATCCTACAAAGCGAAGAATAAGAAGGAGACCCCGAAACCTAACCATCTTGAGTCTCCCAGAAGATGTGCTCTTTCATATCCTGAAATGGCTTTCTGTTGGCGATATCCTCGCTGTCCGAGCT GTACACTCCCACCTGAAGTACCTGGTGGACAACCATGCCAGCGTGTGGGCATGTGCCAGCTTTCAGGAGCTGTGGCCTTCTCCGAAGAACCTGAAGCTCTTTGAAAG GGCTGCCGAAAAAGGGAATTTTGAAGCTGCTGTGAAGCTGGGCATAGCCTACCTCTACAATGAAGGCC TGTCTGTGTCCGATGAGGCCCGTGCGGAAGTGAATGGCCTGAAGGCCTCTCGCTTCTTCAGTCTCACTGAGCGACTGAATGTGGGGGCTGCACCCTTCATCTGGCTCTTCATCCGCCCGCCCTGGTCGGTGTCCGGAAGCTGCTGCAAGGCCGTGGTACACGAGAGCCTCCAGGCGGAGTGCCAGCTGCAGAAA aCCCACAGAGCGTCCATACTGCACTGCTTGGGGAGAGTGCTGAGTCTTTTCGAG GatgaagagaaacagaagcaggCCCGGGACCTGTTTGAAGAGTCGGCCAATCAGGGGTGTTTGACCAGCTCGTACCTCCTCTGGGAAAGTGACAGAAAGACGGAC ATGTCAGATCCCGGACGATGCCTCCACAGCTTCCGGAAACTCAGGGACTTTGCTGCCAAAGGTTGCTGGGAAGCGCAG ctgtCTTTAGCCAAAGCCTGTGCAAATGGAAACCAGCTCGGACTAGAAACGAAAGCTTCCAATGAGATAGTCTGCCAGCTGTTCCAGGCCTCCTGCGCCGTCAGTAAGCAGACAGTCTTCTCCGTGCAGAAGGGCCTCAATGACACAATGAG GTACATCCTGATTGACTGGCTGGTAGAAGTCGCCACCATGAAGGACTTCACGAGCCTGTGCCTTCACCTGACCGTGGAGTGCGTGGACCGGTACCTGCGGAGGCGGCTGGTGCCCCGGTACAGGCTCCAGCTGCTGGGCATCGCCTGCATGGTCATCTGCACCCG GTTCATCAGCAAGGAGATCCTGACCATCCGAGAGGCCGTGTGGCTCACAGACAACACGTACAAATACGAGGACCTGGTGAGGATGATGGGGGAAATCATCTCCGCCCTGGAAGGGAAGATTCGA GTCCCCACCGTGGTCGATTACAAGGATGTCCTGCTGACACTGGTCCCCATGGCAGCAAGAACCCAGCACCTGTGCAGCTTCCTCTGTGAGCTCTCCCTGCTGCACACCAGCCTGGCCGCCTATGCCCCAGCCCACCTGGCTGCAGCTGCCCTGCTCCTAGCAAGGCTGACACATGGGCAGA cccagccctggaccACTCGGCTGTGGGACCTCACTGGGTTCTCCTGTGAAGACCTCATACCCTGTGTCCTAAGCCTTCATCAGAAGTG CTTCCACGATGATGTCCCCAAGGACTACAGGCAAGTCTCTCTTACTGCCGTGAAGCAGCGATTCGAGGACAAGCGCTACGGAGAGATCAGCCAGGAAGAG GTGCTGAGCTACAGCCAGTTGTGTGCAGCTCTTGGAGTGAAACAGGAGAGCCCGGAACCTGCATCTTTCCTCAGCGCGGGGGAAATTCACACTTTCCTCAGCTCTCCCTCCGGAAGGAGAACCAAGCG GAAACGGGAGAACAGCCTCCAGGAGGACAGGGGCAGCTTTGTCACCACTCCTACTGCAGAGCTGTCGAGCCAGGAAGAGACGTTGCTGGGCAGCTTCCTGGACTGGAGCCTGGACTACTGCTCCGGCTACGAGGGCGACCAGGAGAGTGAGGGCGAGAAGGAAGGCGATG TAACGGCTCCCAGCGGTGTCCTTGATGTCACCGTGGTCTACCTGAACCCAGAACAGCACTGCTGCCAGGAATCGAGCGATGAGGAGGCCTGCCCAGAGGAGGAGGGGTGCCAGGACCTGCACACGTTGGCACCAGGCACCCAGACACCTCAGACCCCAGGGCTTGAGCCCCCTCTCTGCAGCAGGAGGGGGCCAGGCAAGGACATCACAACCTCAGGGTACTCCTCTGTCAGCAGCACAAGTCCCACAAACTCCATGGATGTCTTGGGGGACCCTCCCCGATCTACCTCAGTGCTGTCCCCCGGCAGCAACTTGAACACACAGCCTTGCCACCATCACGCCAGGAAGTCATGTTTACAGTGTCGTTCCCCGAGCCCCCCGGAGAGCAGTGTTCCCCAACAGCAGGTGAAGAGGAAAAACCTATCCACCcacagtgaggaggaggaggacatgaACTTAGGCTTTTTGAACCTGTGA
- the CCNF gene encoding cyclin-F isoform X2, with protein MSDPGRCLHSFRKLRDFAAKGCWEAQLSLAKACANGNQLGLETKASNEIVCQLFQASCAVSKQTVFSVQKGLNDTMRYILIDWLVEVATMKDFTSLCLHLTVECVDRYLRRRLVPRYRLQLLGIACMVICTRFISKEILTIREAVWLTDNTYKYEDLVRMMGEIISALEGKIRVPTVVDYKDVLLTLVPMAARTQHLCSFLCELSLLHTSLAAYAPAHLAAAALLLARLTHGQTQPWTTRLWDLTGFSCEDLIPCVLSLHQKCFHDDVPKDYRQVSLTAVKQRFEDKRYGEISQEEVLSYSQLCAALGVKQESPEPASFLSAGEIHTFLSSPSGRRTKRKRENSLQEDRGSFVTTPTAELSSQEETLLGSFLDWSLDYCSGYEGDQESEGEKEGDVTAPSGVLDVTVVYLNPEQHCCQESSDEEACPEEEGCQDLHTLAPGTQTPQTPGLEPPLCSRRGPGKDITTSGYSSVSSTSPTNSMDVLGDPPRSTSVLSPGSNLNTQPCHHHARKSCLQCRSPSPPESSVPQQQVKRKNLSTHSEEEEDMNLGFLNL; from the exons ATGTCAGATCCCGGACGATGCCTCCACAGCTTCCGGAAACTCAGGGACTTTGCTGCCAAAGGTTGCTGGGAAGCGCAG ctgtCTTTAGCCAAAGCCTGTGCAAATGGAAACCAGCTCGGACTAGAAACGAAAGCTTCCAATGAGATAGTCTGCCAGCTGTTCCAGGCCTCCTGCGCCGTCAGTAAGCAGACAGTCTTCTCCGTGCAGAAGGGCCTCAATGACACAATGAG GTACATCCTGATTGACTGGCTGGTAGAAGTCGCCACCATGAAGGACTTCACGAGCCTGTGCCTTCACCTGACCGTGGAGTGCGTGGACCGGTACCTGCGGAGGCGGCTGGTGCCCCGGTACAGGCTCCAGCTGCTGGGCATCGCCTGCATGGTCATCTGCACCCG GTTCATCAGCAAGGAGATCCTGACCATCCGAGAGGCCGTGTGGCTCACAGACAACACGTACAAATACGAGGACCTGGTGAGGATGATGGGGGAAATCATCTCCGCCCTGGAAGGGAAGATTCGA GTCCCCACCGTGGTCGATTACAAGGATGTCCTGCTGACACTGGTCCCCATGGCAGCAAGAACCCAGCACCTGTGCAGCTTCCTCTGTGAGCTCTCCCTGCTGCACACCAGCCTGGCCGCCTATGCCCCAGCCCACCTGGCTGCAGCTGCCCTGCTCCTAGCAAGGCTGACACATGGGCAGA cccagccctggaccACTCGGCTGTGGGACCTCACTGGGTTCTCCTGTGAAGACCTCATACCCTGTGTCCTAAGCCTTCATCAGAAGTG CTTCCACGATGATGTCCCCAAGGACTACAGGCAAGTCTCTCTTACTGCCGTGAAGCAGCGATTCGAGGACAAGCGCTACGGAGAGATCAGCCAGGAAGAG GTGCTGAGCTACAGCCAGTTGTGTGCAGCTCTTGGAGTGAAACAGGAGAGCCCGGAACCTGCATCTTTCCTCAGCGCGGGGGAAATTCACACTTTCCTCAGCTCTCCCTCCGGAAGGAGAACCAAGCG GAAACGGGAGAACAGCCTCCAGGAGGACAGGGGCAGCTTTGTCACCACTCCTACTGCAGAGCTGTCGAGCCAGGAAGAGACGTTGCTGGGCAGCTTCCTGGACTGGAGCCTGGACTACTGCTCCGGCTACGAGGGCGACCAGGAGAGTGAGGGCGAGAAGGAAGGCGATG TAACGGCTCCCAGCGGTGTCCTTGATGTCACCGTGGTCTACCTGAACCCAGAACAGCACTGCTGCCAGGAATCGAGCGATGAGGAGGCCTGCCCAGAGGAGGAGGGGTGCCAGGACCTGCACACGTTGGCACCAGGCACCCAGACACCTCAGACCCCAGGGCTTGAGCCCCCTCTCTGCAGCAGGAGGGGGCCAGGCAAGGACATCACAACCTCAGGGTACTCCTCTGTCAGCAGCACAAGTCCCACAAACTCCATGGATGTCTTGGGGGACCCTCCCCGATCTACCTCAGTGCTGTCCCCCGGCAGCAACTTGAACACACAGCCTTGCCACCATCACGCCAGGAAGTCATGTTTACAGTGTCGTTCCCCGAGCCCCCCGGAGAGCAGTGTTCCCCAACAGCAGGTGAAGAGGAAAAACCTATCCACCcacagtgaggaggaggaggacatgaACTTAGGCTTTTTGAACCTGTGA